From Candidatus Binataceae bacterium, a single genomic window includes:
- the kdpB gene encoding potassium-transporting ATPase subunit KdpB, whose amino-acid sequence MEAVKQTPTPPEINIVPPMPVPPRRSRAQALFAPELVRPAIKDAFLMLRPDVQWRNPVMFVVEIGAVLTLLFVVQAAVSQSVSQVPISYFIALDFWLWLTVLFANFATALAEARGRAQADSLRKARKDTPAYRLKGKDMIEEVSSADLKPGDRVAIEAGQVIPGDGEIIEGLASVDESAITGESAPVIRESGGDRSGVTGGTRVLSDRIVVKITAAAGESFLDRMIALVEGAVRQRTPNEIALSLVLTAFTLIFLIVVVPLWPMALNAEIYMMGYLGITESLKSLGTDVPTLVALLVCLIPTTIGALLAAIGIAGMDRALQANILAKSGKAVETAGDIDTVLLDKTGTITMGNRHATDFLPVGKYTAQQLGRLAALASIADETPEGKTIVKLHFDRGGTPSDVTAPNGSQFVAFTAQTRMSGIDLPDGRQIRKGAPDAVIRFVERQSGSIPSELKTAVEAIGSQGATPLVVADGANIAGVVVLSDVLKTGISERLERLRRMGVRSVMITGDNPLTAATIAHKAGVDDFVAQCTPESKLAYIRKEQADGKLVAMVGDGTNDAPALAQADVGLAMNSGTQAAKEAGNMVDLDSNPTKLLEVVEIGKQLLMTRGALTTFSIANDVAKYFAIVPALFAGTLPWLKAMDVMHLHSPTSAILSAVIFNAIIIPLLIPIALRGVSYRPLGADALLRRNLLVWGLGGVILPFVGIKLIDMIMVAGHLIS is encoded by the coding sequence ATGGAAGCTGTAAAACAAACTCCTACGCCACCCGAAATCAACATCGTGCCGCCGATGCCGGTGCCACCGCGCCGATCGCGTGCTCAGGCATTGTTCGCTCCGGAATTGGTGCGGCCGGCGATCAAAGACGCTTTCCTGATGCTGCGGCCCGATGTTCAATGGCGCAACCCGGTCATGTTCGTGGTCGAAATCGGCGCCGTACTGACGCTGCTCTTCGTGGTTCAAGCGGCAGTCAGCCAATCCGTGAGTCAGGTGCCGATTAGCTACTTCATCGCACTTGACTTCTGGCTATGGCTGACAGTCCTGTTCGCAAATTTCGCGACCGCCCTGGCCGAAGCGCGTGGACGTGCCCAGGCCGATTCGCTTCGCAAGGCCCGCAAGGACACCCCTGCCTACAGGCTCAAAGGCAAGGATATGATCGAAGAGGTTTCCTCGGCCGATCTGAAGCCGGGCGACCGCGTGGCCATTGAAGCCGGTCAGGTCATACCGGGCGATGGCGAAATCATTGAGGGTTTGGCCTCGGTCGACGAATCGGCAATCACCGGTGAATCGGCGCCGGTGATTCGCGAGTCCGGCGGCGATCGCTCCGGGGTAACCGGCGGTACGCGCGTTCTGTCGGATCGTATCGTCGTCAAAATCACTGCGGCGGCCGGCGAGTCCTTCCTCGATCGCATGATCGCTCTGGTCGAAGGCGCGGTGCGTCAGCGCACACCCAACGAAATCGCACTCAGCCTCGTGCTGACGGCCTTCACCCTGATCTTTCTAATCGTAGTCGTGCCGCTGTGGCCGATGGCCCTCAATGCCGAAATATACATGATGGGCTATCTCGGCATCACGGAATCGCTGAAGAGCCTCGGCACCGATGTGCCTACTCTCGTCGCACTGCTGGTCTGCCTTATCCCCACGACGATCGGTGCACTCCTGGCCGCAATTGGTATCGCGGGGATGGATCGCGCGCTGCAGGCAAATATCCTCGCGAAAAGCGGTAAGGCGGTCGAGACCGCCGGCGACATCGATACGGTTCTGCTCGACAAAACCGGCACCATCACCATGGGCAATCGTCACGCAACCGATTTCCTGCCCGTAGGGAAATATACTGCGCAACAACTCGGACGTTTAGCTGCGCTCGCATCGATCGCCGATGAAACTCCCGAGGGTAAGACTATCGTTAAACTTCATTTCGATCGTGGCGGGACACCCAGCGACGTCACCGCTCCGAATGGTTCACAGTTCGTCGCGTTCACGGCCCAGACCAGGATGAGCGGCATCGACCTTCCCGATGGCCGCCAGATTCGCAAGGGCGCGCCGGATGCGGTTATTCGCTTTGTTGAACGTCAATCCGGATCGATCCCGTCGGAGCTCAAAACCGCCGTCGAGGCGATTGGCTCCCAGGGCGCGACTCCCCTGGTGGTGGCCGACGGCGCGAACATAGCTGGTGTCGTGGTGCTTTCGGATGTCCTCAAAACTGGCATCAGCGAGCGCCTCGAGCGTCTGCGCCGGATGGGCGTGCGGAGCGTGATGATCACCGGCGATAACCCTCTCACCGCGGCGACCATCGCCCACAAGGCGGGCGTCGACGATTTCGTGGCGCAATGCACTCCCGAATCGAAGCTTGCTTACATCCGCAAGGAACAGGCGGATGGCAAGCTCGTCGCGATGGTGGGCGACGGCACCAATGACGCGCCCGCGCTGGCCCAGGCTGATGTCGGCCTCGCGATGAACTCGGGCACCCAGGCCGCCAAAGAGGCGGGCAACATGGTCGATCTCGATAGCAATCCGACCAAGCTCCTCGAGGTGGTTGAGATTGGCAAGCAGCTCCTGATGACGCGCGGCGCACTGACTACATTCTCAATAGCCAATGACGTAGCCAAGTACTTCGCGATTGTTCCCGCGCTGTTTGCGGGTACGCTGCCGTGGCTCAAGGCGATGGACGTTATGCATTTGCATTCGCCGACCTCGGCGATCCTGTCGGCCGTTATCTTCAACGCGATCATCATTCCATTACTCATTCCGATCGCGTTGCGCGGAGTTAGCTATCGACCGCTTGGTGCTGACGCGTTGCTTCGCCGCAATCTGCTGGTCTGGGGCCTCGGCGGCGTCATCCTGCCCTTCGTCGGAATCAAGCTGATCGACATGATTATGGTCGCAGGCCATCTTATCTCTTAG